In one Winogradskyella sp. MH6 genomic region, the following are encoded:
- a CDS encoding pseudouridine synthase — protein sequence MSRHQDSKGKGKTSGRGQANSKSKSFARGNAPFKKKPKPKATSNPDEIRLNKYIANSGMCSRREADENIAIGLVTVNGKVVTEMGYKVKRTDDVRFDGQRIAPEPKVYVLLNKPKGFATTTAEGKGRTVMDLVANATSANIRPIGRLGRNSLGLLLFTNDDNVVQKFTNSKNGVARLFQVELDKNLKFEDLKKIKEGFNVDGNLITVEDISYVEGESKNKVGIKIKNTGNTILRTIFDTLKYDLVKIDCVAIGHLTKKDIPRGHWKHLTEQEVNTLKML from the coding sequence ATGAGCAGACATCAAGATAGCAAAGGAAAAGGAAAAACTTCAGGAAGAGGACAAGCTAACAGCAAATCTAAAAGTTTTGCGAGAGGTAATGCTCCTTTCAAAAAGAAACCAAAACCAAAAGCGACATCTAATCCAGATGAAATTCGCCTAAATAAATATATTGCCAATTCTGGCATGTGTTCGCGTCGTGAAGCTGACGAAAACATAGCCATTGGCTTAGTAACTGTTAACGGAAAGGTCGTAACCGAAATGGGTTACAAAGTAAAGCGTACAGACGATGTGCGTTTTGATGGTCAGCGTATTGCGCCAGAACCTAAGGTATATGTGTTACTAAATAAGCCAAAAGGGTTTGCAACAACTACAGCAGAAGGTAAGGGTAGAACGGTAATGGATTTAGTAGCCAATGCAACCAGTGCTAATATTAGACCAATAGGTCGTTTGGGTAGAAATTCGCTTGGACTTTTGTTATTTACTAATGATGACAACGTAGTGCAAAAATTTACCAATTCTAAAAATGGTGTAGCACGATTGTTTCAGGTAGAGTTAGATAAAAACTTAAAGTTTGAAGACTTAAAAAAGATAAAAGAAGGCTTTAATGTAGATGGTAATTTAATTACTGTTGAAGATATAAGCTATGTCGAAGGAGAGTCTAAAAATAAAGTAGGCATAAAAATCAAAAACACTGGGAATACCATATTACGTACCATATTTGATACGTTGAAATACGATTTGGTAAAAATAGATTGTGTAGCTATTGGTCACTTAACCAAAAAAGATATTCCTAGAGGACATTGGAAACATCTTACAGAACAAGAGGTTAATACCTTGAAGATGTTGTAA
- a CDS encoding geranylgeranylglycerol-phosphate geranylgeranyltransferase — MLTRRQKHILLKFFSLFSVVRGYNILVVVIAQYLASIYIFAHDKPLKEVLFDVNLLMLVLASSATIAAGYIINNFYDSEKDLINRPRKTMLDRLVSQNTKLSFYFVLNFLAVVFASYVSFRAVIFFALYIFAIWFYSHKLKKQPVIGNLVSAILAVTPFFAIFIYYRNFELVIFAHAIFLFLLVSMREFSKDLENIKGDLALDYKTVPVVYGERTSKVMLTVLALLTIGSAIALILFFKIGYMYYFFYLSIVLLLLFLLILWKSNKKTHYLILHNILKFIIVAGVFSILLIDVSVVLNRL; from the coding sequence ATGCTAACAAGAAGGCAGAAACATATTCTGTTAAAATTCTTCAGCCTGTTTTCGGTGGTGCGTGGTTACAATATCTTGGTTGTAGTCATTGCTCAATATCTAGCATCTATCTACATTTTTGCACACGATAAGCCTTTAAAAGAAGTATTGTTTGATGTTAATTTGCTTATGTTGGTATTAGCATCATCTGCAACAATAGCCGCAGGTTATATTATCAATAACTTTTACGATTCCGAAAAAGACTTAATTAATAGGCCAAGAAAAACTATGTTAGACCGTTTGGTAAGTCAAAATACAAAGTTGTCATTTTACTTTGTGTTGAATTTTTTAGCAGTTGTCTTTGCAAGTTATGTGTCCTTTAGAGCTGTTATATTTTTTGCGCTCTACATTTTCGCTATATGGTTCTATTCGCATAAATTAAAGAAGCAACCAGTTATTGGTAATTTGGTGTCTGCTATACTTGCCGTAACTCCGTTTTTTGCCATATTTATTTATTATCGAAATTTTGAATTGGTCATTTTTGCCCATGCCATCTTTTTGTTCTTGTTGGTATCTATGCGAGAGTTTAGCAAAGACTTAGAGAATATTAAAGGAGATTTAGCATTAGATTATAAAACAGTTCCTGTAGTTTATGGAGAGCGAACTTCTAAGGTAATGTTAACGGTTTTAGCATTACTAACAATAGGTTCGGCAATAGCACTAATTTTGTTTTTTAAAATAGGGTATATGTACTATTTCTTTTATTTAAGTATAGTGTTGCTTTTACTTTTCTTGTTAATCCTATGGAAATCGAACAAAAAAACGCATTACCTCATTCTTCATAACATTTTAAAATTCATCATAGTAGCAGGAGTGTTTTCTATTTTACTCATAGATGTTTCAGTGGTTTTAAATCGCTTGTAA